A genomic window from Brevibacillus agri includes:
- a CDS encoding type IV pilus twitching motility protein PilT, producing the protein MSSVDINKLLKYAFEKRASDLHISVGTSPVFRIDGELKRLDLPPLTPEDTESMARTLIQEHMYHKFQEKGELDFSYGLAGVSRFRVNAYQQRGCTGIVARVIPTSVPTIESLCMPEILRKFSQKPQGLLLVTGPTGSGKSTTLAAMIDYINRTMRKHVITLEDPIEYLHKHQLSIVNQREIGFDTKDFASGLRAALRQDPDVILVGEMRDLETISTAITAAETGHLVLATLHTSDAPQTIDRIIDVFPGSQQPQMRTQLASVLVGIISQRLFPKVGGGRTVATEILVNTPAVANLIRSEKVHQIKSILQTSREMGMHTLEMSIKELIASGTITMEAAQYFLNERVLE; encoded by the coding sequence GTGTCTAGTGTCGATATTAACAAGCTGCTGAAGTACGCCTTTGAAAAAAGAGCATCCGACCTGCACATATCGGTAGGGACGTCGCCTGTCTTTCGGATTGACGGCGAGCTGAAGCGGCTGGATTTGCCGCCGCTCACTCCGGAAGACACCGAGTCGATGGCGCGGACCTTGATCCAGGAGCACATGTACCACAAGTTCCAGGAAAAAGGCGAGCTGGATTTCTCTTACGGCCTGGCAGGGGTGTCCCGTTTTCGGGTGAACGCGTATCAGCAGCGCGGCTGCACAGGGATCGTGGCTCGGGTCATTCCGACATCGGTGCCGACCATTGAATCGCTCTGTATGCCGGAGATTTTGCGGAAATTCTCGCAAAAGCCCCAGGGACTGCTGCTGGTAACAGGTCCGACAGGCAGCGGGAAATCGACCACGCTTGCCGCGATGATCGACTATATCAACCGCACGATGAGAAAGCACGTGATTACGTTGGAGGACCCGATCGAGTATTTGCACAAGCATCAGCTCTCCATCGTGAACCAGCGCGAGATCGGCTTTGATACAAAAGATTTTGCCAGCGGGCTACGGGCCGCGCTGCGCCAGGACCCTGACGTGATTCTCGTCGGCGAGATGCGCGATCTGGAGACGATCAGCACCGCGATTACGGCGGCGGAGACCGGACATTTGGTGCTCGCGACGCTGCATACGTCAGACGCACCGCAGACCATCGACCGGATTATTGACGTTTTCCCCGGCAGCCAACAGCCGCAAATGCGGACACAGCTCGCTTCCGTCCTGGTCGGCATCATCTCGCAGCGCCTTTTTCCGAAGGTAGGCGGTGGCAGGACGGTGGCGACGGAGATTCTCGTCAATACCCCTGCGGTCGCCAACCTGATTCGCAGCGAAAAGGTGCATCAGATCAAGAGCATTCTCCAGACAAGCAGGGAGATGGGCATGCATACGCTGGAGATGTCGATCAAGGAGCTGATCGCAAGCGGCACGATCACGATGGAGGCGGCCCAGTATTTCCTGAATGAGAGGGTGCTGGAGTAA
- a CDS encoding type II secretion system F family protein yields MPTFQYEGRERTGKKVRGKIEANTRNSAIMELKQQGVLVLNMQEPIKGVLDRNIELTRPVKGRDIVIFLRQFATLIRAGIGIVESVHILAAQTESKKLRKYLVDIEVDLQQGTQLSEACAKFPKVFEPLFISMVRAGEASGNMELVLDRLATFYEKSYYTKEKIKSAMAYPVTVGLMSVTVTVFLLVSIVPTFVDMFAGFQAELPAITKAVMGFSNSLVEVWYLYFLGLLALFIGFRIFVNTSYGRYYTDYGMLKLPIFGKLLQKGAVARMTRTLATLFASSVPILQSLNIVEGVVGNQLISKSIGEAKESLRQGRPLSEPFKKSWVIPPMVSHMIAVGEETGSLDSMLDKVADFYEKEVENSVDKIKSLIEPIMIVCLSGIVGTIVLSIMVPMFEIFSQVK; encoded by the coding sequence ATGCCTACTTTTCAATACGAAGGCCGCGAGCGGACGGGGAAAAAGGTCAGGGGCAAAATCGAAGCCAATACAAGAAACTCTGCCATCATGGAATTGAAGCAGCAAGGCGTCCTCGTGCTGAACATGCAGGAGCCGATCAAAGGCGTGCTCGACCGCAACATCGAGCTCACCCGACCGGTAAAAGGCAGGGACATCGTCATTTTCTTGCGCCAGTTTGCCACGCTGATTCGCGCGGGCATCGGGATCGTAGAATCGGTACATATCCTCGCTGCACAGACCGAGAGCAAAAAGCTGCGCAAATACTTGGTGGATATCGAGGTAGATTTGCAGCAAGGGACACAACTGTCCGAGGCGTGCGCCAAGTTTCCGAAGGTGTTTGAGCCGCTATTCATCAGCATGGTGCGCGCGGGCGAGGCGTCGGGGAATATGGAGCTTGTACTGGACAGGCTGGCTACGTTTTACGAAAAGTCCTACTACACAAAGGAAAAGATCAAGTCGGCGATGGCGTACCCGGTGACCGTAGGCTTGATGTCCGTCACCGTCACGGTCTTTTTGCTGGTCAGCATTGTGCCGACGTTTGTCGATATGTTTGCAGGCTTTCAAGCGGAATTGCCGGCGATTACGAAAGCGGTCATGGGCTTTAGCAACAGCCTGGTTGAAGTGTGGTATCTCTATTTTCTAGGACTTTTGGCACTGTTTATCGGTTTTCGAATTTTTGTCAACACTTCTTATGGACGATATTACACTGACTATGGTATGTTAAAACTACCAATATTCGGCAAGCTGCTGCAAAAAGGCGCGGTAGCAAGAATGACCAGAACGCTTGCTACGTTATTTGCCAGCTCGGTTCCGATTCTGCAATCTCTCAACATCGTCGAGGGAGTGGTAGGGAACCAGCTTATCAGCAAATCCATTGGCGAGGCGAAAGAAAGCCTGCGCCAAGGTCGACCTCTGTCAGAGCCGTTCAAAAAATCGTGGGTAATCCCTCCGATGGTGTCCCATATGATTGCGGTTGGCGAAGAGACAGGTTCGCTTGATTCGATGCTGGACAAGGTTGCAGATTTCTACGAAAAGGAAGTGGAGAACTCTGTTGACAAAATCAAGTCGCTAATCGAACCAATTATGATCGTCTGTTTGTCCGGAATTGTGGGAACTATCGTGCTATCCATCATGGTGCCGATGTTTGAGATTTTCAGTCAAGTTAAATAA